In Hahella sp. HNIBRBA332, the genomic window CCCACAAGCGCTGGCCGGCCACATCGTAGCCGGCATATTGCCCCGGGTGGAGGAATATGTTGACGAAATCATGCTGTCAGAGCACCGCACGCTGTGGGAAAACCTGCCGCAGGCAGTGAAGAACAAGGTCTACGAGCGCGTACGTAAGAACGCGCCCCGTCTGATCGATAATCTGGTTAGCGACATTGGCCGCCAGATTGAGGAGCTGCTGGACCTCAAACATATGGTAACGGAGCGGCTGGTCGCGGATAAGGAGCTGCTGAATCGCATCTTTCTGGAATGCGGCGCCGCAGAGTTCCGTTTTCTGATTCACAGCGGACTCTGGCTGGGCTTCGGTTTCGGCGTTCTGCAAATGGCCCTGTGGTTCTTCTATTCTGTTAACTGGGTGTTGCCGGTATGCGGTTTTCTAGTGGGCTGGGCCACCAACTGGATCGCTCTCAACCTTATCTTCCGACCTCTCAACCCCGCCAAGGTCGGTCCGGTGACCATCCAGGGCCTGTTCCTGAAAAGGCAGCCCCAAGTGGCGGCGACCTTCTGTCGCATCGTCACCCACGATATTCTGACCGTAGGCAACATCGTCAACGCCATGCTCAACGGCCCCAACGGAGCGCGCACCCGCGCCCTGGTGAAGAAACACGTCAAACCGCTGGTGGACGTGACGACCGGCGTCGCCAAACCCATCACGCAAATCGCGTTCGGGCCGACCGCATTCGCCGAGTTAAAAAAGAAAGTCGGCGAGAAAGCCCTGGAAATCTCCAAGACCGCCTTCAAAGACCCGCTTTTCAACGAAGAACGCGCCATCGTGGTGGAAAACATCATGCGCACCCGCATGGAGGCGTTATCCCCGGAAGAGTTTCAGGACCTGCTGCGCCCTTGCTTCCAGGAAGATGAGATCAAATTAATCGCCATTGGCGGCGTATTGGGAGCGTTAGCCGGGCTGGCGCAAGTATTTTTTGTGTTCAACTGATCAAATTAACGCCAAAAACGAGAGGCGCGCCACAAATTTATTAATACTTTTGGCCTATTACTTTTGACAAGTAATGTTATTTATCTACAATTACGCAAAAAGTAACAGAGTGTGACATTCATGGCGATCAATAACATTCCAACAAAGTTATCGCACAACGCCAGCTCAAAGGATCGACTGGAAAGACAGCTGTTCAGAGACGTACAGCGACTCATCCGGTATCTGGACGGCCGGAAGTCGTGCGGCTCCAGCAATCCTGCAATGGTTGAATCCTATGAAAGGATGATCCTTGAGCGTTGCGACGTGCTGGGCCAAATCTCGCGCATGTGATCGCGCCGGAGACTCAATGCCAACGGATGGCGTATTTCCCCTTGGATAGCCGCGCAGGACTGGCTAAACTTTCCGTAACCTTCTGACACGACTCGGCTTTCGGCGTTTACTCGCTTGTAGGCCGAAGACGGCGGGCGACGATTAAGAAAGACTCCGCTATTGCGCGGGAAGCCACGAAAAAACACCAAGGGCGCCGATATGCAGCGAATCATCCGCAGAACGTTAATTGCTCTGTTGAGCATTCTTTGTCTGTTGATTCTGGGGATATGGGGGCTCGGCCCCTACGTCGCCAAAGACGCGCTCACCAAATACTTCGCCGAGCACAACGCAGACTTCTCTGCGGAATCCCTCTCCATCAACCCCTTCACTTCCGAGATCAACGGCCGCGGCGTCAAAGTGACGACCACGCGAGGACTGGAGCTCAAATTCGAAGCCCTGCAGGTCTCCGCGCAGTTGACGCCTTTGTTTGAAAACACCGTGGTCGTCGACAAAGTCACCCTCGACGGACTGCAACTGAATATAGCCCAGGAGCAGAAAGGCTGGCGCGTCGCCGGGGTGCTGTTCCCAACGGGAACCGAAGAGTCTCCGCCCCCTGCTCAGGAATCAGCCGGGGAAGACTGGACGATCAGCCTGCCCTCGATTCAGTTGCGCAATTGCACGCTCAATATCAGCCGGCTGCCGCCAGCGGACGCCGCCGATCAGGCGCCCTTACAAGACGAGATTCGCCTGTTTAGCCTCAACCTGAAAAACATCAAAGGCAAAGGCGCGGAGTGGAACGGTTTCGCTGATGTGATGACGCAGGTGAACGGCGCCGACATCGTTCTCGCCACCGAATTTCGCGTCGGCCCGGACAAGTTCGTGCAGTGGCTGGACATCAGTTCACTCAAGGCACGAATGCAGCAGTTTGCGCATTATCTCCCCGCCGATCTGCGCGACAGCAACGCCAGCCTGGACCTGAATGCGGAAATCGTAGTCGATTGGCGCAATGGCGCCCTGACCCTGACCACAACCACTAAAAAGCTGGATATCTCCCAGGTCGACGTGAAGCTTAAAGACATGACGATCGAAAGCGACATCACCAGCATCGATCTGAACCCTCTGCAAATCAGCATTGCGCCGGACGGCGAGCCGGAAGTCGCTTTCAACGGCAAGGTCCACAGCGGTAAAACCCGCATCAATGACAGCGCCGGGCGTTATATCCTGGCGGGCTGGGACAAACTGGACCTGACGCCCGTCTCCTTCAGCATGGACGAGACGCTTAACGTCAAGGTGGATCAGATCAGCTCGCAGAACCTGGTGCTGTCACGCTCCGCCCTCGACAACGAAGAGCTGCCGCCGCTATTGCAAGCGGGAACTCTGTTTGTGTCGAATGTGGAGGCCAGCGACAAACGGGCCTTTATCGAAATGGTGGAGCTGAGCGATATACGCTCCAATGTGCATCTGGATAAAGAGCGTAATCTGATTACCCTGGCGCCCATGTCGGCGAACGCTCCTGCGGAGGAAGCGTCGCAAACGCCACAAGCCGACGCCCAGGCCGCCGCTGAAGCGCCCTCAGCAGACGATGCGCCGAAAAGCTCGCCATTCAATCTGGTAATCAATCAAATCTCCGTCAAAGGAGACTCACTGCTCAGTTTCACGGATGAGGGCGTGAAGCCGCCTTTTCAGCAGGATATCCGCATCAACTCACTGGTCGCCGAAAGCCTGACCACCGAGAACCCGGCGCAGGCGTTCCATATCACTATGGATGCGCAGACTGACCAATATTCCAAGATTCAGTCAGACACGCGTATCTGGCCGTTCGCGCCCAAGCTGTCCCTCGACACCCGCACCAACATCGCGGAAATAAACCTGCCGCCGGTATCGCCTTACCTGAGCGACGCGCTGGGTTATGACATCAACAACGGGCAGTTTGATATGAACCTCGCCATGACCATTGATGAGGGACGCATCAGCGGCGACACAAAAATCATGCTGCGCGGCATGGATTTGGGGGCGGACAAAAGCGCTGACGCTATTCAGCAAGGCGGGGCGATCCCGTTAAATGTGGCGCTGGGGATGCTGAAGGATGGCAATGGCAACGTGGAGCTCGCCATGCCGCTGTCCGGTGATGTCGACAGTCCCAGCTTCGGCTGGAGCGGTTTTGTCGCGCTGATTGCGCAAAAAGCTATTTTCGAAGCCGCCAGCGGCTACCTCATCAAGACATTCGTGCCCTACGCCAATGTCGTCACGGTAGTGAAGTTTGCAGGCGAGCAGGCGCTGAAAGTCCGAATCGAGCCATTACCCTATCAGGCTGGCCAGTCTGACGTGGGTCCAGAGCAACAAGCGTTCGTCAATGAGTTCCGCCAGCTGCTGTTGGACAAAGAGGACATGCAAGTGAAAACCTGCCCCATCGCCTCCCCCGCAGAATTGAATTATCCGCCCGATACGAAAGCCTTAACGGTAGAGCAACTGAAGACGTTAAAGCAGTTGGCGGAGGAACGGGGCCAGAAGTTCAAAGCGAAGGTGCTGGAAGGCGGAAAGATCGCCTCTTCCCGCATCCTGTTGTGCAATCCTGAGGTGGAAAAAGACGGCGACGGCAAAGGCCGCATCGAATTCGAAATCTAGGGAGAAGGGCGTGGGCGCGCCCTTGCTCAACTCGCCGCTCTCTCCGGCGGCGTCGCCTCTCTGACAAGTGGCTCCTCGCCCCGCACCCAGGACGCCAGGGTCATCTGCCCAAGCGATGCTTCCATTGCCGCCGTCACGCCCTTGGCGATAGCGTCCACGGACTTATCCGAATACAACGAAGCAGGCAGACTGTGCTCCGGCGAACGCAGCACGTGCATCAATTCCGCCAGGGTAATGCGGTCTAAAGGACGGGCGGGAATCAGTGAGTCCGCTTCATCTCCCATAATGGCCAACACGCCCTTCTTCAATAGCTTGTCGATGATGCGCTGTATCGTATCGGGGCCTACCGACAAGGTATCCTCCAGATCAGAGATGCTCTCACCACCTCCCTGCTGATCGAACTTTTTCGCCACCTTGTACACCAGAGCAAGTCCCGTCCGCTCGTCAATCACCGCACAGGGATGCACCCGCCGCTGCCGGGTGATCTGATGGGAATGCTGGGCGTAAAACGCCACTGACGCTCCCATCAACAGGATAAGCCAGGAGATATACAGCCAGATCAGAACCAGGATGCCCACCGCAAACCCCGAATAGATCGCCTCGTAATTGGACGTGCCGACAACGAATTTGGCAAACACATAGCCCGTTGTCTGCCAGGCGATCCCAGCGCCTAAGCCGCCAATGAACGCATACCGGGTGCGCACTTTGGTATTGGGAATAAAGCGATACATGAAGGTGAACAGCGCCACGATGATGACATAAGGCGCCATCCGGGTGGCGAGTGCGAACAGGCGTCCAAAGGGCTCAATGCTCAAAACGGTTTGCGCCACGTCCGTGCCCACCAATGTCGCTGTAGCGCCCATGGCGGAAAACGCCAGTAACGGACCGATGACGATGACGCTGAGGTAAGAACTAAAGCGCTGCGCCAGAGAACGAATCTGCGACACCCGCCAGATTTCGTTAAAGGAGCGCTCCACTTTCTGCACCAGAGAGATAACCGTATAGATCAATAACCCCAGGCCCACCGACCCCAACACGCCGACCTTGACGTTGTCGACGAATGCGAGCACGTTCTGCACCAGTTCTGGCCCTTTTTCCCCGAACGCCTGGAAAACATTTTCCAGCAACGGTTCCAGCTGATTATGAACGCCAAATCCTTTCAATACGGAAAAACTCAGCGCTAACAACGGCACAATGGAAAGCAGAGTTGTGTACACCAGCCCCATGGCGTGCAGTGTGACATGGCCAAATAACACATCGCGCACCACCGCAAACAGGACCCGCGCACTGTGCCACAACACTCGCATGAAGCCGCCTGCAGCGCCGCCGGTTTCATTTTCCCAAAGCCAGCGATCCAATCGCGACACCCAGGTTTCTATCGTCGCTTTACTCATAGTTGCTCTCGTCTTGCGCCGAATTCAGACATATCAGGTTGTTCAAAAGCAGCCATCCTGTGTTGTTTTCTCCAAATTGTAGCCGCCACCCCGCACACACCGCCATGCAGGCAGCGCTCGCCATCGCATGGCGTACGTATGACATAAAAGTGAACGTCTTGAAAGGCTTGTTGGAAAAGCCCGGTAAAAACATTGTATATCAATGGGCTGGTTCGTATGTACGCCAAAAGTCCTGCTCCCAATGGCGGAGCGCTAGCGACTTGATAGAGACGGACTAACGTTGCATGGCGCAGGCGAAAACAGGAAAACGGGGGCCTTCAGATAGCACCCGCTATATATAGCCAGCCCACGCAATAAAGCGACCATTTTCTATTAGGCTCTATTCGCCCCAAATAGTCGCTACGACTTTTCTCACGCCGCCATGATTGCGGTGTTCGCAGAGATATATGCCTTGCCATGTTCCGAGATTAAAACGTCCATCAGTGATCGGCAGACTAACGCTGCTCCCCAACAGGCTGGATTTAAGATGAGCCGGCATATCATCGGAGCCTTCATCAAGGTGCCGATAATAAGGTTCATTTTCTGGAACCGCACGATTGAAATAACTTTCAAAATCCTGGCGAACGGTTGGGTCCGCATTTTCATTTATCGTCAATGAAGCGGAAGTATGCTTTATAAAGAGCTGCATCATCCCAACTCTGAATGTCTTGAGTTCCGGAAGTTCTCGTACTATTTCATCAGTAATCAAATGAAAGCCCCGTTGCCTGGGCTTCAAGCGTATTTCTTTCTGCAGCCACATATATCCGCCATCTCAACTCATATTGCTCCAAATGGGAACTTTACCACAGGCCAACAGCGAACGCCTGACGTTCCTTAAGCGTTCCCGCTTCCCGCTTTTTTACAAGCGCCAGTTCTCCTGAATATACGGTTTGTTCTATATCGGCAGCCGTCTTAAGCGGTATGTAGGTTGGATTTAGGTTCGAGATATTGGAAACAAGCTTTCCAGTTTTTGGTCTGGATAGATTAATCCAATTCGCCTTTTCCTACGTAAGCTGGCGCCAGCGTGTAAATGGCGAATTTCAACGTCCCTACATAAATTTGAAACATCACTGAAGGGTTATCCCAATAATACAGTCCATATAAGTTATAGCGATTATCTGCACACATCCCCCTCCTCCACCGAAGCTACCACCCAACTCAATGACGTCGCTAACCTAATGCCTCGTCTGGCTTTTTCCAGCTTCACAATGATGAGTTCGCGCTAGATTAAAAGCCTCCTGAATATGATAGTCAGCGTCCCGACAGCAGCGCTTAGTGGCGGGAGAATGAGACAGTGGTCATGCACTTTAAATATTCTCGACGAAAGTTATTTGCCTCCTATTAACATTCGATAATAATATTTCTTATAATTTTCTGGAAATTTAAACTGTTAACGACTATAAAAACCAGAACGCCGTTGTTGCATTAACCAGAGGAGATAAGAATGAAAAAACTAAACGCTTATAATTCCGCTATTGCTGAGCTTGAAGCACTGCAAAAAAGGATCGAAAGTCTGGAAAAAGACGAAGGTCTGAAGAAAGAGCTGGAGTTTAAAAAGAAGCTTGAAGATCTGATGGCCAAATACGACGTCAACCTGGACGATGTATTGAAGATGTACGGCAAAGAAAAGACTTCGCCGAAGCAAGACAAACGTCGCGGCAGCCGTCCTTTAAAAGTGTATAAAAACCCAAAAACCGGTGAAGTTGTTGAAACCAGAGGCGGCAATCACAAGTTGCTAAACGAGTGGAAACAAAAGTTCGGCAAAGAGAAAGTTGAAAGCTGGCTGGTTGCATAATTAACGCCAGTTATATTGCCGGACCTAAGCGTCGCGCAACAGCGTAATAACAATAAGGATGTAATATTTACCGCTAATCAGAATGATCGAAGTCGTCGACCCGGAATGCGCCGGCGACTTCTGACGCCGCAACTTTTTTAATATTGCGGCGTATCCTTCTCAAACCGTTTTCCTGTTTGCTATAAACGCACCTGCCGTTCTTCGCGATGAGCGAATGCCGCAATATTTTCTCCCGTTTTATCCACCAGTCTTTGTCTCGCTTCCCGACTGGCCCAGGCGCAATGCGGTGTAATAATAAGATTGGGGATATCCTGGGCCAGCAACAGATTGCCATTCACCGGCGGCTCTTCCGTCAATACATCGAACCCGGCCCCACCAAGGCGACCGTTACGCAGCGCATCCGCCAGCGCCGCCTCGTCCACCAGCCCGCCGCGGGCTGTGTTGATTAACAGGGCGTCAGTCTTCATTAAAGCCAACTCGTCAGCGCCGATCATATTGCGCGTATCCTCCGACAGCAGACAATGCAGGCTGAGCACATCCGCCAGGGACAGCAGTTCCTCCAGCGGCAGATAATTCACGCCATCCCTGACGCCAGGCTCTGTTCCCGGACGGGCGCCGACTTTGACTTCCATACCAAACGCCTGCGCCACCGCGCCGGTGGCCCGTCCCAAGTCGCCATATCCGACGACGCCGAATACTTTGCCGCTCAGCTCGCGAATAGGATAATCCATCAGACAAAACTGACGGGCTCTCCCCCAGTCTCCCCGCTCCACCGCGGCGGCATAGCGCAGCAGATTATTCGACAACGCCAGCACCATGGAGAACACATGCTGGACAATAGTGGCGGTTCCATAGTGGGCGACGTTCCTGACTTCCACGCCATGGTTCTTCGCCGCCGCCATATCTATATTGTTGACGCCAGTGGCGGTGACGGCGATCAGCTTTAACTCAGGACTGCCGATCATGTGCGCTTCATTTAGAACCACTTTATTGACAATAACGATGTCCTTGCCGGCAATGCGTTCAGCCACTTTTTCCGGGGGCGTCGCCGCATAACTGTCAAACGCGCTCACATGTTCTTTCAATGAGTCCAGACTGACGTCCGCGCCTAGACTTTCGGCATCCAATATCACAGCTTTCATGAAGATAAGTCTCCCCTTTCCGTATTCCGGCTCTACAGGATTCGATAACATCGGCTATAAATTGTAAGAACAACGACAACAATACCCATCGAGCGCGGGAAATTTTCAAAATCGTGAACTTTATACGCTCTTTTCGGGGGCTTATTCAATGCGCCCGCCAGCGCCGCCAGCCTAGTGCGGTCTCACCCCTTCTTCGCAGCGCAGCCATGTGCGGATTATTCCTGCTATGCGTACAGGCCCTCGCTTCGACCTATAACTCCATTCAACTCACATCCCGCCAGGAACGTCTGGATGTCGCCCCATATCTCTGGTGGGTGGCGGAAACCCATGGAGAGATTAAAGTCCAGGATATTCTTGAGCGCAAAACCGCCCCGATGGGGTGGCGGCAAAACAGCCGCTTCGACCCCAACTTCGGTCTCGACGTGTCGCCGCACTGGTTTCGTTTCAGCATCACTAACGCCAGCGCCGAGCCCGTGGAACGCTGGTTGGAAATCAGTTATCCGGTATTGGACGATATTAGGGTCTATCTGACAGAAGAGGAAAAAGTCGTCGAGGCGTATCACAGCGGCGACACGCTCAATTTTAGCGAACGCCCCGTGCTTCATCGCAATTTTATTTTCCCGTTCAAGTTCAAACCTCATAGCAAGTCGACGGTTTATATCCGCATCGACACGCAGGGCGCACTGGAACTACCAGCGGATCTTTGGTCTCCCACCGCCTTCGTACAGGCCGACCAGTGGAAGCTCGCCGCCCAATTCCTGTTCAGCGGCATCATGCTGGCCATGGCCGCTTACAATCTCGCTCTCGGGTTTGTTATCCGCGATCTGACTTTCATCCATTACGTGGGCTATGTGGTGTCTATCGCAGTCGTGCAACTGGCGTTGCATGGCACGCCATTTCAATTTATCTGGCCGCATTCGCCGCAATGGAATCAGATCAGCCTGGTATTTTTCATAGGCTGTAGCGTCACCTTCGCCTCATTGTTCGGCTATCGTTTTCTCAACCTCAATGTGCGTGGAGGATTCCTGCCCTACATCGGCATCAGTTGCGCTTTTTTCGGCTTGATCTGCTGCGCGCTTGCGTTCTCCGCCAGCTACGCCACTGGCATCAAAATAGCGGTGCTGGCCACCGGGGTGGTGTCGATAACCTGGCTGGTCATCGGCCTTCTGCAATGGTCGCGTCGCGAACCCACCGCCGCCTACTTCACCTTGGCCTGGGCCGTATTCCTGTTTGGCAATATCGCCATTTCTCTGGAGAAAATCGGGTTGATTCCGAACCTGACCATTATTGGCTTCATGCCGCAGATAGGCGCCTGCCTGGAAGTGATGATCTTCTCACTGGCTTTGGCGCAACGCATCAACATAGAGCGCCGTCGCCACATTTCCATGCGCGAGCTGGCGCTGCATCGCGAACGCAGCGCCCGGGAAGCGGAGCAATCGATGCTGATGGCGCAGCAGCAAGCCAACGATGAGCTGGAGCGCCGCGTCGCCATCCGCACGGAAGAGCTGAATGAGGCGATGAAAAAGCTATCTGTCGCCCATGAACAGCTGAATGAAATCGCCACGTTCGATCAGCTCACCCAGTTGAAGAACAAGGCCAGTTTCGAACGCGTGCTGTTGCAGGAATGGAGCCGCTGCTCCCGCTCCATATCGGCGCTGTCACTGGTATTTATAGATATTGATCGCTTCCAGAAGGTAAACCAGCAGTTCGGGCAATTCGCCGCCGACACCTGTCTGCAGGCTCTGGCCAAATTAGTCAGTTCCATGGCGCGTCGCGCTGGAGACAGCATTTTCCGCTATGAAGGGGATTGCTACGTGCTGGTGCTGGCGCATTGTTCCGCTGAAGGCGCCCTGCAATTAGCGGAGCAGATTCGCTCACGCACGGAAGCCACCTTGATTCAGGTGGATGAGGCCCGCTTCAGCGTCACTGTCAGCATTGGCCTGTCCAGCGATATTCCCAGTCAGGGTTGGGAGCCGAAGGATTTAATAGAGCGCGCTCAGGAAGCTTTGGCCGAAGCAAAAATGAACGGCGGCAACGGCGTCAGCTTCCGTATGTAACAAACGCGGGCGGATCAGTGCTCCTGTAACGCCTGCAACAGCAATTCGCCGACATCAATGCTGTTGGTGGCGTGGATCACGGTATTGCAACTGACCGTGCGGGCGATGGGCGCCGCCTGGATCGCATGATAAGCGTCGTCCGCAAACACCGCATGCACGCCAATGCAGACAGGGCGATGCAAGCCAGCCGCCACCAGTTCCGCAGCGGCTTCAATCATCGTGCGCCCGGTGGAAATAATATCGTCCACCATCACCGGAGAATATTCCCGATACTTCTCCACGTTCCTGGCGTCAATAATAACGTCTTTGTCGCCAAGGCGGGTTTTGCTGAACACCAGCCGGTCGCATCCCGCCAGCTCCGCCACATGACTGACCCATTGATCGCTTTCGCTATCGGGCCCAACGATGACCGGCTTGTCCAGATGCGTGCGAATCCAGTCCGCAATCGCCGGCGCCGCCGCCAATGAGCGGGCGGGAATAGTGTAAAGTTCGTCCAGTGAGTGATAACGGTGCAGATGAGGATCGATTGTCAGCAGGCGATCAAAATGGGCGGAAATCATGCGGGCGAAATAACGCGACGTCACTCCCTCGCCAGGATGAAAGCGGATGTCCTGACGCATGTAGGGCAGATAAGGCGCCACCAGGGTGATATGCTCAGCGCCCAGATCCCTCAAGGTGGCGGCGAATAATAAAACGGGCAGGATTTTCTGATCCGGATTGGAAAGATCAGCGCACACAATCGCCTTTTTCGGCGTTTCGCCCTCGATGCGGATATAGGTTTCGCCATCCGGAAACTGCCGCAATTGATAGTTACCGACGTCCATCCAAGGGGCGGCGGCGAGCCTCTCAGCCACCGGATGCCCCGGCGCCAGATTGTAAAGCAACATTATAGACTTTCCTCTTCTATACGGATTTCATTGGGATGGTCGCGCAAAAAGTCCAGTGCGTACGCCAATTCGCCAGGCGCTTCCGCATAGATGCTGAACAGCGGTTCTCCCACTCTCACCTTTTGCCCCAATTTAACATGGAAGTCCACACCCGCAGACGGGTTTGAGGGGGCTCCCGCAAGTTTCGCCAACTTGGCCACGAAACGGTTATTCACGAAGGAAACCACCCCGACCCGATCGGCGGTGGCTTCATAGCAGTGCGGCGCCAGCGTCGGCTCATGGAATCCCCCCTGCGCTTCGCAAATGGCCATGAACTTAGTCAGCGCCGCGCCGGACTCCAGCGTCTCCCTGGCGCGGGCGACGCCGGCGCCATGGCTGGCGACGCCGCCGATCTCCAATAAACGTCCGGCCAGCGTCAAAGCCCGTTCGCGCAAATCAGCCGGCGCTTCCGCCTGATTACGCAGCACCGCCAATATGTCTCGCGCCTCCAGGGCAGGCCCAATGCCTCGCCCGACCGGCTGTGCGCCGTCAGTGAACATTGCTTCCACCTGAATGCCCAGCTTCTCTCCGGTATACCGCATATGGGAGGCCAGACGCTCCGCATACTCCGGGCTACGCACTTTGGCGGTCATGCCGATGGGAATGTCTATCAGCACATGAGTGGAACCCGCCGCCACTTTTTTGGAAATGACTGACGCCACTAATTGCCCTTCGCTATCCAGGTCCAACGCCCGTTCAATGCGAATCAGCACATCGTCCGCCGGGCTCAGGCTCACTGAGCCGCCCCAGGCGATGCAGCCGCCTTCCTGCTCCACCACCTGTTTCATTTGCGCCAGAGAAAGATTAACCGGCGCCATCGTTTCCATAGTGTCGGCGGTGCCCGCAGGCGACGTAATCGCACGGGAGGATGTCTTCGGCATACGCAGGCCGCAGGCGGTGACGATGGCGACGACAATCGGCGTGGTGCGGTTGCCCGGCAGACCGCCGACACAATGCTTGTCCATGATCGGAGAGGTTCCCCAGTCGATGCGCTGCCCCACCTTCACCATGGCGCTGGTGAGCGCCGCCACTTCATCCTGATTCAAGCGACTACCAGCGCAGGCGGTGACGAACGCCGCCAACTGCACGTCTGAATACAGGCCGCCGGCGATATCCCTGACCACTTCGTCTGCGCTTTCCTGCGTCAGCGCGGCGCCATACAGTTTACCGCGCACATGACTCATTGAATCCACCGCTTTGGTGTGGCTGAAATAAGCCACCTCACCGTCTTCCGCGTCCAGCAGACGCCACGCGGCGTCCGACAGTCCCGCTTCCTGGTGCGACAGCCAGCCGTCAGTGACCTGGTTAACTGTCGCGATGATACTGCGTTTGTTGGTCGTCACGCGCACCCGCGAGTGCGCATTGAAGCCTTCCGATCGGCATACGTGACAATCCTGCCGCATATACACCACCGGCTCTTGATGGGTATTAATGCCGATCCGTTTAAGAAATAAATAATTAAGTTCGCGTTGCTGCATATTGTTTTCCGCACGTTGTTCGAACTTCGCCC contains:
- a CDS encoding DUF445 domain-containing protein, producing MDWQWLQNPEFWKYLSIPLVAALIGWSTNWLAIKLTFYPLEFIGFRPFFGWQGIIPSKAGKMAVISVDSTISKLGAVDELFDQIDPQALAGHIVAGILPRVEEYVDEIMLSEHRTLWENLPQAVKNKVYERVRKNAPRLIDNLVSDIGRQIEELLDLKHMVTERLVADKELLNRIFLECGAAEFRFLIHSGLWLGFGFGVLQMALWFFYSVNWVLPVCGFLVGWATNWIALNLIFRPLNPAKVGPVTIQGLFLKRQPQVAATFCRIVTHDILTVGNIVNAMLNGPNGARTRALVKKHVKPLVDVTTGVAKPITQIAFGPTAFAELKKKVGEKALEISKTAFKDPLFNEERAIVVENIMRTRMEALSPEEFQDLLRPCFQEDEIKLIAIGGVLGALAGLAQVFFVFN
- a CDS encoding DUF748 domain-containing protein: MQRIIRRTLIALLSILCLLILGIWGLGPYVAKDALTKYFAEHNADFSAESLSINPFTSEINGRGVKVTTTRGLELKFEALQVSAQLTPLFENTVVVDKVTLDGLQLNIAQEQKGWRVAGVLFPTGTEESPPPAQESAGEDWTISLPSIQLRNCTLNISRLPPADAADQAPLQDEIRLFSLNLKNIKGKGAEWNGFADVMTQVNGADIVLATEFRVGPDKFVQWLDISSLKARMQQFAHYLPADLRDSNASLDLNAEIVVDWRNGALTLTTTTKKLDISQVDVKLKDMTIESDITSIDLNPLQISIAPDGEPEVAFNGKVHSGKTRINDSAGRYILAGWDKLDLTPVSFSMDETLNVKVDQISSQNLVLSRSALDNEELPPLLQAGTLFVSNVEASDKRAFIEMVELSDIRSNVHLDKERNLITLAPMSANAPAEEASQTPQADAQAAAEAPSADDAPKSSPFNLVINQISVKGDSLLSFTDEGVKPPFQQDIRINSLVAESLTTENPAQAFHITMDAQTDQYSKIQSDTRIWPFAPKLSLDTRTNIAEINLPPVSPYLSDALGYDINNGQFDMNLAMTIDEGRISGDTKIMLRGMDLGADKSADAIQQGGAIPLNVALGMLKDGNGNVELAMPLSGDVDSPSFGWSGFVALIAQKAIFEAASGYLIKTFVPYANVVTVVKFAGEQALKVRIEPLPYQAGQSDVGPEQQAFVNEFRQLLLDKEDMQVKTCPIASPAELNYPPDTKALTVEQLKTLKQLAEERGQKFKAKVLEGGKIASSRILLCNPEVEKDGDGKGRIEFEI
- a CDS encoding YihY/virulence factor BrkB family protein, translating into MSKATIETWVSRLDRWLWENETGGAAGGFMRVLWHSARVLFAVVRDVLFGHVTLHAMGLVYTTLLSIVPLLALSFSVLKGFGVHNQLEPLLENVFQAFGEKGPELVQNVLAFVDNVKVGVLGSVGLGLLIYTVISLVQKVERSFNEIWRVSQIRSLAQRFSSYLSVIVIGPLLAFSAMGATATLVGTDVAQTVLSIEPFGRLFALATRMAPYVIIVALFTFMYRFIPNTKVRTRYAFIGGLGAGIAWQTTGYVFAKFVVGTSNYEAIYSGFAVGILVLIWLYISWLILLMGASVAFYAQHSHQITRQRRVHPCAVIDERTGLALVYKVAKKFDQQGGGESISDLEDTLSVGPDTIQRIIDKLLKKGVLAIMGDEADSLIPARPLDRITLAELMHVLRSPEHSLPASLYSDKSVDAIAKGVTAAMEASLGQMTLASWVRGEEPLVREATPPERAAS
- a CDS encoding secondary thiamine-phosphate synthase enzyme YjbQ translates to MWLQKEIRLKPRQRGFHLITDEIVRELPELKTFRVGMMQLFIKHTSASLTINENADPTVRQDFESYFNRAVPENEPYYRHLDEGSDDMPAHLKSSLLGSSVSLPITDGRFNLGTWQGIYLCEHRNHGGVRKVVATIWGE
- a CDS encoding histone-like nucleoid-structuring protein, MvaT/MvaU family, which encodes MKKLNAYNSAIAELEALQKRIESLEKDEGLKKELEFKKKLEDLMAKYDVNLDDVLKMYGKEKTSPKQDKRRGSRPLKVYKNPKTGEVVETRGGNHKLLNEWKQKFGKEKVESWLVA
- a CDS encoding D-2-hydroxyacid dehydrogenase, which gives rise to MKAVILDAESLGADVSLDSLKEHVSAFDSYAATPPEKVAERIAGKDIVIVNKVVLNEAHMIGSPELKLIAVTATGVNNIDMAAAKNHGVEVRNVAHYGTATIVQHVFSMVLALSNNLLRYAAAVERGDWGRARQFCLMDYPIRELSGKVFGVVGYGDLGRATGAVAQAFGMEVKVGARPGTEPGVRDGVNYLPLEELLSLADVLSLHCLLSEDTRNMIGADELALMKTDALLINTARGGLVDEAALADALRNGRLGGAGFDVLTEEPPVNGNLLLAQDIPNLIITPHCAWASREARQRLVDKTGENIAAFAHREERQVRL
- a CDS encoding 7TM diverse intracellular signaling domain-containing protein; the protein is MCGLFLLCVQALASTYNSIQLTSRQERLDVAPYLWWVAETHGEIKVQDILERKTAPMGWRQNSRFDPNFGLDVSPHWFRFSITNASAEPVERWLEISYPVLDDIRVYLTEEEKVVEAYHSGDTLNFSERPVLHRNFIFPFKFKPHSKSTVYIRIDTQGALELPADLWSPTAFVQADQWKLAAQFLFSGIMLAMAAYNLALGFVIRDLTFIHYVGYVVSIAVVQLALHGTPFQFIWPHSPQWNQISLVFFIGCSVTFASLFGYRFLNLNVRGGFLPYIGISCAFFGLICCALAFSASYATGIKIAVLATGVVSITWLVIGLLQWSRREPTAAYFTLAWAVFLFGNIAISLEKIGLIPNLTIIGFMPQIGACLEVMIFSLALAQRINIERRRHISMRELALHRERSAREAEQSMLMAQQQANDELERRVAIRTEELNEAMKKLSVAHEQLNEIATFDQLTQLKNKASFERVLLQEWSRCSRSISALSLVFIDIDRFQKVNQQFGQFAADTCLQALAKLVSSMARRAGDSIFRYEGDCYVLVLAHCSAEGALQLAEQIRSRTEATLIQVDEARFSVTVSIGLSSDIPSQGWEPKDLIERAQEALAEAKMNGGNGVSFRM